A stretch of the Osmerus eperlanus chromosome 10, fOsmEpe2.1, whole genome shotgun sequence genome encodes the following:
- the mex3b gene encoding RNA-binding protein MEX3B produces the protein MPSSLFADMERNGSNQVDALDDHRALQIALDQLSLMGLDNDENSLYDNEPRRKSVNMTECVPVPGSEHVAEIVGRQGCKIKALRAKTNTYIKTPVRGEEPVFVVTGRREDVAMARREIISAAEHFSMIRASRNKNTSPSGGSGTPAPGPPNLPGQTTIQVRVPYRVVGLVVGPKGATIKRIQQQTHTYIVTPSRDKEPVFEVTGMPENVDRAREEIEAHIAMRTGGIIELTDENDFHANGTDVGFDLHGHASLWSKPTSGVTPTSGRKPFSNYRNDSSSSLGSASTDSYFGTNGSRMADYSPPSPALSYTATNNNGNNNNNVNINVNANGNGFVYGSEVISPDCTDMNFDPSPGFDPTPAPPGLLWSQYERGMTPSSNGGNSPTSTSTIYPANASTNANGMLPPSQRRPNGSTPQPRQSPPLHSHAGSPSEHPLARRVRSDPGGGPLSFPGYSSSMASLPGPHLPGVPCDSSASSSSSSSTSSGTSRKGSRDCSVCFESEVIAALVPCGHNLFCMECANRICERSEPRCPICHAGVTQAIRIFS, from the exons ATGCCTAGCTCGCTTTTTGCCGACATGGAGCGGAACGGGAGCAACCAGGTCGATGCCCTGGACGATCACAGAGCCTTGCAGATAGCCCTGGACCAACTGTCCCTCATGGGCTTGGACAACGACGAGAACTCGCTGTATGACAACGAGCCCAGAAGAAAGAGTGTCAACATGACCGAATGTGTCCCAGTTCCCGGCTCTGAGCATGTAGCAGAGATCGTTGGCCGACAAG GTTGTAAGATCAAAGCCTTGAGAGCCAAGACCAACACTTACATCAAGACCCCCGTCCGAGGCGAGGAGCCCGTGTTTGTGGTGACCGGCAGGAGAGAAGATGTAGCCATGGCCAGGAGGGAGATCATCTCTGCAGCCGAGCACTTCTCCATGATCAGAGCCTccagaaacaaaaacacaagccCCAGTGGGGGGAGTGGGACCCCGGCCCCCGGGCCCCCTAACCTCCCCGGCCAGACCACCATCCAGGTCCGGGTGCCCTACCGCGTGGTAGGGCTGGTCGTTGGCcccaagggggccaccatcaagAGGATCCAGCAACAGACCCACACTTACATCGTGACCCCCAGCCGAGACAAGGAGCCCGTGTTCGAGGTGACGGGGATGCCCGAGAACGTGGACCGCGCCCGGGAGGAGATAGAGGCTCACATCGCCATGAGGACCGGAGGAATCATCGAGCTCACGGACGAGAACGATTTCCACGCCAACGGCACCGACGTGGGCTTCGACCTCCACGGCCACGCCAGCCTGTGGTCCAAGCCCACCAGCGGCGTGACCCCCACCTCGGGACGCAAGCCCTTCTCCAACTACCGCAACGACTCGTCTTCCTCGCTGGGCAGCGCGTCCACAGACTCCTACTTCGGCACCAACGGCTCCCGCATGGCCGActacagcccccccagccccgccctcaGCTACACCGCCACCAACAACaacggcaacaacaacaacaatgtcaACATCAACGTCAACGCCAACGGCAACGGGTTCGTCTACGGGAGCGAGGTGATCTCCCCCGACTGCACTGACATGAACTTCGACCCCTCCCCCGGGTTCGACCCGACGCCGGCTCCTCCAGGCCTCCTCTGGTCCCAGTACGAGAGAGGGATGACCCCCTCCTCCAACGGCGGtaactcccccacctccacctcgacCATCTACCCCGCCAACGCTTCCACCAACGCCAACGGGATGCTGCCCCCCAGCCAGAGGAGGCCCAACGGCAGCACTCCCCAGCCCAGACAGTCCCCGCCCCTCCACAGCCACGCCGGCAGCCCCTCTGAGCACCCCCTGGCCCGCAGGGTCCGCAGCGACCCGGGCGGAGGCCCTCTCAGCTTCCCAGGATACTCCAGCAGCATGGCCTCCCTGCCCGGCCCACACCTCCCCGGGGTGCCCTGCgactcctccgcctcctcctcctcttcctcgtccacCTCGTCTGGCACCAGCAGGAAGGGCAGCCGCGACTGCTCCGTGTGCTTCGAGAGCGAGGTCATCGCGGCTCTGGTCCCCTGCGGACACAACCTGTTCTGTATGGAGTGTGCCAACCGCATCTGCGAGAGGAGCGAGCCCAGATGCCCCATCTGCCACGCGGGCGTCACTCAGGCAATACGTATATTTTCATAA